The Phyllopteryx taeniolatus isolate TA_2022b chromosome 19, UOR_Ptae_1.2, whole genome shotgun sequence genome includes the window CCACCATGCTTTGACCTTTATCTGGGTTTGgtcttcatttatttgtatgtgctaTTTTACCTTTAAATGAGAATTCTGGTAATTggggtttggaaaaaaaatatagaattttgAAATTTCTAATGTGTAGGATTCTACTTTGGAATAATGCTCTAACataaaatgtgggaaaaaagtGCAGCGCTGTGAATACATTCCGGATGCACTGTAAATGTTACATCAGCTTATCGCCTCCTGCTTCCAAGGACATGCTGTGCTGAGATAAAACTTAAATATGATGACTAATATGCTATATAATAATGTTACGATAAGTCAAAATTGCGTTACATCAAGAGGGCAAAGTGTGTGTTGCATCATCTCTTGACACTGGGCTTTTACTTTcagctttaaaaacaaaaataaacatttcacaaGAGTTGTgccaataataaaatagaatattcactatatttattttatttacaatagtttttgaaatgtttctgtttctattatttactttatgtaaccaAAGTATGAAAAGGTTGTCTTTGTTTATCGTTTACTATTTTTAGTGGAACAACTTctcaaaaaatttaaaagcgGAGTAAATCATttacaaagaaactatttttaatatacttgtatcatttttgttattttaataagCTAAATAAgggtaaaatatataattttaaagttttttattttattatgacaCATTTGAAATTTTCATGGAGCTGAATAATGCAACAGAAATATGAAAGACTTGAGTCAGTAATcctaactttaaaaaaatactctaACAAAAATGAGTCAATAATAATgagtcaataataataatttttcattttatgtacaTAAATGTACGTATATATTTACCAGTAGTTATTTTATAGttcccttttgtttttaaatgacatccTCATGTCGCTGAATAAGGTGACCAAAATATTAAAGAGGTGCATCAGTGATCTCCaaattttagtgtgtgtgtgtgtgtgtctatctatctatttatctatctatctatctatctatcaagaGAAACAGCataaaacagatttttaaaaataaacaattttgtatGTATGATggtatgatttttttcccccccccattgtGACTGCAGGCAGTGTGACGGCGAGCCAGTGGAGTCGCACGACGGTGTGCAGCAGTGGCACGAGGAGCAGCGGGCTTCACTGCGCCGCTCGCTACGCAGCCTCCAGGCTCAGTACGCAGGCGAACGCGCACGGCGGGAGGAGGCCGAGCGGGAGGCGGGGCGACTGAGCGGGCACAACGCGGCGCTCGAGCAGCAGCTGGCTGGCATGGACGCGTCCAGAGTACATTGTCTCTCTAAATTAACACACGCATGAATGGCTATGGAGATACATATATGTGCACATCTCTGTACATATACACTTTCGTCTGTGGATGTATACGCTGTACTGTATACACTTATTCAGCGATGAGGATGTATACATATTTACGTAGATTTAATAAATACACCTACTTACATATGTGGATTTTGCACTTACAACCAGTATACATGGGTGTATACATTTAGTTGCATACTTACACGGATGTATTTTTACATATGTGGATGCCTACACTTACATATTTACGTTTACATGCATTTACATATTTATGCATACACGTACATGTCCACTTAAATATACACGCATATACTTATTTGTACATTCACGTACTGTTTACAACTAGTTATGTACCGACATCCATGTATACTTTTACTTATGTACCCAAATGGatgtacacatttacacacacacacatatactctTCCATACGCACTAACTCAATTGTTTTGCGTATGTGTGCGCAGGTGCGAGTGTCTGAGTTGGAGCGAGAGGTCGAGGAGCTTCGTCACATCTGGAAGTCTCAATCTTTCTCCCGGCTGGCCGTGGCGTACGCTCTCcccgaggaggaggagcgcCACGGGAAAGCCGAGCCCGGCTGGTCGTCCCCCCGAAGCCGGCGGCCCCTCAAGCGATGGGCCAGCGAGCACCTCCTGAAGGCCAAGCACGGCGGCGACGTCGCGGGCGAGCACGAATGCTGGTGCGCCCGGCTTGCCGAGAAGGGGGAATGCGGCGGCATCTCGCTCCTCAACGAGGTGGACGCGCAGTACAGCGCCTTGCAGGTCAAATATGAGCAGCTACTAAGGCACCTCAGATTACCGCAGCGtccacaagaagaagaagaaaaagaagaagaagaagtagtcGAAGAGGAGGGGCTGAGCCACAAGGCCGCGGACTACAACGGCGGCTTCCACCAGCCCGAGTACAAGGAACTGTTCCGGGAGATTTTCGCTCGCATCCAGAAAACCAAAGAGGACCTGATGGAGAACAGGGCCAGGCCCCCCTGCACTTGACTGAAGCAGGCGCTAGaaggggggggagggaggaaggaaaaaataaaaaaaaaagcaccgcCTTCTTCTTAGTAACCTATTTCTCGCACTGTTTTTCTCCAATTTATTGCGATCACTACTACTAGGATGTATGACACACTATTAACTCCAATGGCAACCGCTTGCTATATATAGCGGGCTGGGCAATACGGCCTtgagataataaaaaaatatatatgttctctttacagataatgtgaaaataagtgctgcctttagggaaaaaaaatgtcccttgTATGTAACCATGATCCTAAatgaatgaacattttaaatgttcgcCAATTTAAATTGCATGCCAACGGGTCCATATGTAGTTGTACAGTACATGACGTCTGTGGGAATATTCAAGTGCAAATGACTCCATGATTGCCTTCCACTGGCCTCCCTTCATGTCATCAGGACAAACAATGTGAAAACGATTCCTCCAGTTCATTGCAATATCTACTGTGCACTATTCCTTCCAATGTGGACCTTTAATTCTTACTATTTCTAGCTTCTACATCTTGAACGTAGCAACTCTGAATGGGTCTTAGtggaaaaaagaggaaaaagggATGGTGCTTAACTTTATGCAACACATGTCCCTGAAGCGATACTTGATTATTTCTGTATGTTGGATGACTGATGGAAAGTTTTTGTCACTGTCAGGTTGTATAGCAGCCTCACTCTGTTGTTAACCAATTGTCTTGTTTCctttccacatacagtatgcttcTTCTAATACTTGTAGGAGTGACGCAAATGGGTAAATCTTGTTGGTGATGAATGAAAAACGCTAACTTAATTATTGCTGTTCTGAGCCAGAAttcttttgtttacatttcttaGTATGTCAATTAAGTGTATTTATTGAATCAGtgtcacaattaaaaaaaaaactttttgttttaaaatccacGGTGTATGTGTTTGAGTCAGATTGTATTGCATTATTACATGCAGTGTTTCATCAGCAAGCACTGAAATACACATCAACTTTTGCGACGCAtgatcagaagctaatgctcATCTGTCCTaaaactgcagctctgcttacctttcaTCTTTGACCTGATAGTGCTTCGATCTCTGCGTCAGTTAATTTGCTGTGGAACCTTTCCAGCCTTGCTAATCAAGTCATTGGCTGAGAAACAAAGCAGACGAaatggcaaacaaaacaaacttaaaatctaaatgttttcattgtttgttttaattgatcATCCACAACCGTTTTTGTACATTTGAgtgaaaagcaaacaaaatgcaGCAGTCAAAAGTTTGTCCACACTTTCTGACCACTACTGTCATTCTGACCACGATTTGGTAGTAGAGCGCAATGAAGTCTGAAATTAGCTCATGGTTTTCgtcttgattttctttttttgttgttaatggGAAAAGAAATGTGCCATCACATGATTTCAGGATTGAGGCAACTTGTGTCTTTTGGATTATGTCATCCattattttggtaaaagatgAACGCAAAATGGCAGCCATTTAGGCTTCAAAAAGGTCCTTCAGAAATCAAACCCTCCAAAAATaatgatgcatttgtgtttcGAGCGTTTCTCCTTCAAAGACCTCTTTTTCAGCGTTCCCAGCGGCagacgtcgtcgtcgtcgtgacCGGCCGCGACCGGCTCTCACCTCGGCCGCGCTCCCTCGGgacactgtgattggctgagggTGCCCCCGGGGGCGGGCTGCGTGGGTCAGGACTGAATGGTTCCTTTCAGATACCACATGCCGGCATGGCTGCTACAGCATTCCtgaggaaaaaaacccaaaaactgtCAGTTAAGTGTACCCCGCTGCCGGTCTAGGTGGCGGGTGCTCACCTTGAGCAGCCGGTCCAGGTCAGCCTTGGAGACGTCGCCAAACTCCTCGCTGAGCCGGGCTTGCACCGCGCTCCGCCGCACACGGTAAGTTTTGGTGAACATCTCGTAGAGCAGGCGGCGGTGCTACACACCCACCCGAACAGAAACAAGTTAGCCAGGAGTTActctttcttttcttatttACATTGGCACtatccacatttttttaatataaaaaataaggcTGGCCAAATTCCTGTGCTCAAGGGCCAAATTGGATTTTAAAAGAGGGCAGATGTGCCAAGTCAGCCTGTAgataaggtttaaaaaaaaaacaaataaaacatctattttaattgtaccaaaaaaaaaatcatttataatTAATGTACTTTACTTCATTGTTTagtaaaattttaatattttattatataaaatagATGAATTAAGTGAAAAATTGCTTATTTCTTAATTTTAtcaataaccaattatttaatgagaaatgaataaaaaaacgaATACATCAATTTTGCggtaaaaaatgctaaattgcgACATTATAAAACCCTTGATAATTTCTGGTTGAGGTGtaaggaaaaaacattttaaatgtcaaagtaaaatagtttattttcataCATAAAGTCTAATTTTGATTTCTTTACGTATAATTTGAATAGATAAActattatttgataaaatgaaaaataatatatgtaacatttttattttactatttaatgattgaagaagaagaaaatggatggctggatagatggatattaaCTAAAATGTTATATTACGAAAATTACTttgtatttcatctttttttattaccacccaaataaaagttttttttccctagaaAAAAGGTGCATTATTCCTAGAACATTCCAAAAATAgttatttctttcaaaaataatgttacaaaaaatattacattcttctgaaaaaaatattaaccaACTGTTTAATGGGATAGTTTCAAAAACTGAATGGATATATTTAAATTAACCAATTGAGGAGTAGTTTTAGAGGACTCTTGATAATATCCACACCTGTATTACAACCAAATAGTGCTTTGATGCTAACTCTTTCAATTTCAGTACTTTGGGCATAATCCTGCTCATACCAATACAAATTCCTTCAAAATTTAAGTAAATGTGAAACTAAGTTGAGACAAGGTCATCTTTTCAATACAGTACTTTTTGTGCACCTCTCAATAAAGGTTAAAGGTTGGCAAACACTGCTGTATAGGAATAGGACTTGGCAACATGGAGACAACCAGGGGTTTCTTTCTGGtctaacaaatttttttttgtaatttttttttagtggggggtgggggtgtgcaTTTACCTTGTCGAAGTCCTCTCCGGTCTCCCACAAGCCGAACACCTTTTGCTCGTCGGCAGATGCCGTGGTCAGAGCAGGGAACTACATTTCGAGGAGGAAACATCAGTGTTCAATTTTAGGCCGTGCCGGggcatctttgctttttctgtccacactctctctctttcattcatttcagctTGGATCTTCTCGAAGGAGAAGTGTTTGGGCAAACGAAAGTAATTGCTAAACTGTCCCAAACAAGTTTGAAATGTTGTTCTTACACAAGCCAATATTGTCCCTGTCATGTTGCCAAATGTGGTTCCACTCAGGTTGATGTTATCAAATATGGTTTCACTTAGGTTGCCTCAAGTATCTAATCAGGttaatacatttcaataaataactCAAATATGTTGGTTAATATCCTAAATAAGTCAAAACTAGCCACCTCAAAGCAAAAATGGCAGATGCCATGTTTCCAGGCATGGTTTCTTGACTATTTTTGTGAGCGGTCAACCAGAAGGCAGGTCGGCTCGCTCCAGGTCCGCTACCTGTCAGTTGAACGACTGTCGCAGACGTAATGAGCTTAGCGCTGAAGCTAATCCTCGCTTGCCTAATAAATGAGGCGTACGTCTATTGCCCCCGCCACTCCCCACCAGCAGTCCACTTCCAATCCTCTCAAGGATGCAGTTGGGATAAGACTTAACCCAGAACCTGGCCCACCGATGCCAGTAAATCCGGCAAAATATACAATTAAGCTGCAGTGCAGTCAAAACACAACATGGATCAAGATGATAATCTGCAAGGTTCAAAGTCACACTTGTCAATCAAACATCTAATAGCACACTGAGCCAAGATTGCGTCACCATCCGATGACAATCACaattttctttgtcattttattatCCCAACAAGAAAATTTAACTCATAGCTAACTAACTCAAATCTGATCATATTAAGAAACAATAAAACTTTACTATCAAGGCTTCCATTTAAgataccaaatatggttccgcCTAGATTACCGAATGTGGTTCTGCgcacttctcgtattcgcccttcaagttcttccaaagtcgttggtttgggagaatagacttgctcctttcatcatggaacatacacaaaaggaTTCaggaaaatatgaataaattcgAAGTATTTTAAAACAGGGAGCTACTTTTCAATCACTCTGTAGTTTCACTCAGGTTACTGAAAATGGTTCCCCTTAGGTTACCATTCTACTCAGGTTAGCCAGTATGGTTTCACTCAGGTAAGCCAATACGGTCCCACTCATGTTAGTAAATACGCTAAGGTGACCAATTGCAGTTCCTTTAAGTTTTGCAAATACGGTTCCACTTAGGTTGCCAAGCATGGTTACACTTTATGTTACTGATTATGGTTCTGCTTAAATACCAGTTCTGCATAGGTGACCAAATATGTTTTGGCTCGGGTCAGCAAATATGGTTCCAATTAGGTTACCAAATATCATTCAGTTTTGTTGACCGGTTCCACTTGGGTTACAGAATATGGTTCTGCTAATGTTACCAAATATTATGTTAATATTCTGTTCAGTTTTGCCTAAATTACTGAATAAGGTTTGGCTCAGGTCACAAAATATGGGTGTACTCAGGTTAGCCTCTACGGTTCCACACGGTTTACCGAAGATGGTTCTTCGCTAAAACTCTTTTCTGAAAGCAGGACAATACTGTGTCCGTTCACATAGCTACTTTGGCTCTCACGCATTCAGATAATTCCAACTGCTTTTCGATGCCCAGGTGTTAAGTCGGTTTCCCGCTATCCCCTTCAGACACTGGCTGTCAATTTTGGCTTGAGGAAAAGAAAACTGGTAAGATGATTTtcagccttcaaaataaaatcagtagCCCAAAGGAGCGCACGGATAGAACAGGAAGCGACGGGCATGAAAACTCACAGGCACCATGATCTGTTTGCAGCGGCTGAGCAGCGCGGCGTCCTGCAGCATGTGGTCCGACACGGGTCCGAAGGGGATGTGTCCTGCCGGAATGGAGGCCAGGTGGAGGCTGAAGAGCCTCTTGAGCTCGTTCAGCGTCAGCACGGGATTGTTCCCGAAGGTCTTTGTCACAAAGTCCAGCAGCTCCGGGGAGGGCACGTTAGAGGGGCTACCGCCGTTTGTGTGCCCTTCCCCGGGGTAGCCGTTGAGGGAGCCGTTGGGGATGCCCGACGAAGACGGCAGTGGAGGGGAGACGTCCATGGGTTCGGCCTCGCCGTCACTGAGGGGCTCCTGTTTGATGCGGACGCCGCCGCTTCCTGCTCGCTTGGCCTCCAGATCCATTTGGAGAGAAGCCTGCTTCTCCTGAGCGCGATCCTGGGCCAACTTCAGACGCTGCTCGCCGCTGATGTGGACCGGCTCTGAAGGACCCCACAAATACTACATTGATATGTAAACTGCCATGTAGAGCTGCCAGACGGGCAcaatttattgattaattttacCTGGCAACCAGTCAGCAATTCATAGCTGAATGAATTTCACACAAATTGCAAATAACATATTTGCATCTTTGTGAGGATCCTATTAAAACTGCATCGATTCTGCATCTAAATCAATGTTTGAGGTGGGATTGTAATAGTTTCAAATGCAGAAGCAGGAACTAAATAGTCTTTTGGGGGGCTTtaattatccattcatccatcctcctcattagggtcacgggactgcttggaccctatcccagctatctttgggcgagaggcggggtacatcctgaacaggtcgccagccaattgcagggcacatagaaacaaacaaccattcgcactcacattcacacctacggacaatttagagttttcaattaacctagcatgcatatttttgggattagggaggaaaccggagtacctggagaaaaacccatgcaggcacagggagaacatgcaaactgcacacaggcgagaACGGGTTTGAaaccgtgtcctcagaactgtaaggcagatgtgctaaccaatagtccaccgtgccgcccggctttaattctaattattattaatgagcATCGTTATTATCTTTATGACTCAAGCACAAAGTTGTTACAGCAATTGCATTGATTCCTGCAAATAAAACACCTTGTTGTGTGCTGTAATTATTAGTTTGTCCGAAAGTAGTTGCATTTTCGTAATTATTATTACGAGCATTAACatgattactattattatagCTTTAATGGCGACaatgaaattaacatttttgggctgtaattattatttctattagCATTATTATTAGTGCCAGAGCACAGGTGGTATTTAAAATCACTGCAACTAAATTGTTATTTGTTGGGGGCGGGGCtttaattattatcattacaagcattatcattattagGGCCTTAATGCAGAGGTGGCATTGATTTTGGAAACTAAATCTCCTTTTTGgtgctttaattattattattattattataagataCACCTGTATAATAATGAATGATATTCTCTGAGCATTATTGTTACTATGAGAATAGATATTAGTATTAGGTGTTGAACACAGAGGTAGTATTACTTTTCTGGggatttaattattattctaaCTTCTCAATGACAGAAGAAGGACGTCACATTTGTTGTAATACCTTCTTCCCCAACAGACTGATGCAGCTCATTACGTACCAGGCAGCGGAGAATTCTTTGGCAGGAAATCATCCTTAGAGAAGTTGAAGACTTTTTCCAACCTTCAAAGGcaaaagaccccaaaaaaatgtacattttaagaAGTCAAATTCCATTTCCTTGGGGAAAACCTCCAGTGTGACGCACTTGCTCTGGATGCCCAACCACAGCATTTGCTGCCGCTGGGCCACGTCGGCGTGTTTCTTGACAAAGTCGACGTCGGCGGGCAGCAGGAACTCCCAGCCGCGGTTGACTCGCGGCACCGCCACCTGCTCCAAGAAGTCCTTCACATCCTCCGGAGGAAGCTGCACAGAGAGGAAGCACTCGGTTATGTTCACCTGAATTATTAAGTGTgagcctcttttgtttttttggttctgTTACATTCACT containing:
- the LOC133469259 gene encoding cerebellar degeneration-related protein 2-like — its product is MLTDMSVDEEFELKEEEPWYDKQDLENDLQLAAELGKSLLERNHELEQGLQQMYSVNQEQVQEIEYLGKQVELLRQVNDQHAKVYEQLDVASRELEQSNHKLTQDNRRAHHKIHGLTETVEVLQTRVDELQRQVDDMKLGPSQVAQGGRRRSRVAQSLEELQKLRQCDGEPVESHDGVQQWHEEQRASLRRSLRSLQAQYAGERARREEAEREAGRLSGHNAALEQQLAGMDASRVRVSELEREVEELRHIWKSQSFSRLAVAYALPEEEERHGKAEPGWSSPRSRRPLKRWASEHLLKAKHGGDVAGEHECWCARLAEKGECGGISLLNEVDAQYSALQVKYEQLLRHLRLPQRPQEEEEKEEEEVVEEEGLSHKAADYNGGFHQPEYKELFREIFARIQKTKEDLMENRARPPCT